From a single Ciconia boyciana chromosome 6, ASM3463844v1, whole genome shotgun sequence genomic region:
- the CCDC34 gene encoding coiled-coil domain-containing protein 34, translated as MSSGARTRGRRRRAARLSPPSSASSEGEEPLSPSGCSPLSPASRPSSPSGEEEEERAAASRSRRGDRKAEDTEIAGRKKESSLKDNLSPWEEWFIGKEKELRARLQARAAEEMNIKLEKMKQKQECERRKRIAEEKHKEWVQKKREEERRERERKLSKEMSEKATKELEKMQLQEKAEVKYKEWLKKKRAEEAEKKKKEKEKEKEREAELQEKKARSEKIFKEWLHNARNKPRPALNGYGYPRGKSTGYAGGNSYPAPAYCNPIPWKPVHVPPPKEDNVLTTKKSKRPVSCQSHASSPMVIYKPKNNPCIRSLCRKQL; from the exons ATGAGCAGCGGCGCCCGCACCCgcggcaggaggaggagggccgCCCGCCTCAGCCCGCCGTCCTCCGCCAGCTCCGAGGGCGAGGAGCCCCTCAGTCCCTCCGGCTGCTCCCCGCTCTCCCCCGCGTCCCGCCCCAGCTCCCCGAgcggcgaggaggaggaagagcggGCGGCGGCCTCCCGGAGCCGGCGAGGCGATAG gaaagctgaagacactgaaatagcagggaggaaaaaagaatcatCTTTGAAAGATAATCTTTCACCATGGGAAGAATGGTTCATTGGCAAAGAGAAGGAACTACGTGCCCGCTTACAAGCTAGAGCTGCAGAG gAAATGAATATAAAGCTTGAGAAGatgaagcaaaagcaagaatgcgaaaggaggaaaaggataGCTGAAGAGAAGCACAAGGAATGGgtccaaaaaaagagagaagag gaaagaagggaaagggaacGAAAGCTGAGCaaagaaatgtcagaaaaagcCACAAAGGAACtagaaaaaatgcagttacaagaaaaagctgaagtaaaGTATAAAGAATGGTTAAAGAAGAAGAGAgctgaagaggcagaaaaaaagaagaaagagaag gaaaaagaaaaagaaagggaagctGAACtacaggagaagaaagcaagatcAGAGAAGATCTTTAAGGAATGGCTACATAATGCTAGAAATAAACCACGTCCAGCTTTAAATGGTTATGGCTACCCACGTGGGAAGTCTACAG GGTATGCTGGTGGAAATTCATATCCAGCTCCAGCATATTGTAACCCCATTCCTTGGAAACCTGTGCATGTGCCTCCTCCAAAGGAAGACAATGTTCTTACCACGAAGAAGAGTAAGAGGCCTGTATCTTGTCAGTCACATGCGTCTTCGCCTATGGTAATTTATAAGCCCAAGAACAACCCTTGTATTAGATCCTTGTGCAGAAAGCAGTTATAG